Part of the Labrenzia sp. PHM005 genome is shown below.
GTCCAAACGGGAGGCGGCTAGAAAACTTTCCGGGTATTGCCGTCCAGAATGTGGCGAATTGAAAACGAAGGGAAGCCGTTGATCTGCGGGGCATAAAACTTCGAATGCGGGCAGGCCGTTGAAGTCGGTATCAAACAGGGCATTCGAGGTGCTTGGTGGTAAGCTTGTCAAATTCAATGTCCCGGCTAAGGCGATATCCTATGGTGCCAAGGAATCAACACACAGTCCACAGTGGTTCGGTCAAAAGCTTAGGACAACCAATTCTTCCTATCTTTCTTTTGATTTCGGGCTATAACCGGCAAAAGGTTTAATCGCTCCGCGAATTCAAAGGAAATTGGTTGCCCACTATGTCGCGAATCCTGCTTGCCGAAGATGATAATGACATGCGCCGCTTCCTGGCGAAGGCTTTGGAAAATGCCGGGCATGATGTCGTGTCCTTCGACAACGGCAAAAGCGCATATGAAAGATTGCGTGAAGAGCCGTTTTCACTTCTTTTGACGGACATCGTCATGCCAGAAATGGATGGCATCGAGCTGGCGCGCCGCGCGACGCAGCTGGACCCGGATCTGAAAGTGATGTTCATCACCGGTTTTGCAGCGGTTGCGCTCAATCCGGAATCGGACGCGCCGAAGGATGCCAAGGTCCTGTCAAAACCGTTCCATCTCAAAGATTTGGTTCAGGAAGTGGAGCGGATGCTGGCTGCTTGAGAGCGCCAATCAGTAGGGTTATCCGGTGCACAGGATTTTTTGACAGTTCAGTGAAAAGGGGGTTGCACTGGTTTTCGATCCCCGCTATATCGCACCCCACCACGGCGTTGGGGCGCCGGTGGCCGAAGAAATTCGGGCGTGTAGCTCAGCGGGAGAGCACTTCGTTGACATCGAAGGGGTCACAGGTTCAATCCCTGTCACGCCCACCATTATTACGCTGATTGATCTGATCAAGATGCGTAGGTGACTGGAAGACTAGCGCAGAAGACTGCAGCAACTTTCCGGAAACTGGTTGAGGATGTGAGCGCCTTGGGCGCTCATTTAGTTTGAAGTAGAAAACGACCCCACGGGGACAGTGACATGAAGATCAAGAACTCGCTCAAAGCGTTGATGACCCGTCACCGGGACAACCGCATGGTCCGCCGTAAGGGCCGCGTTTACATCATCAACAAGAAAAACCCGCGCTTTAAGGCACGTCAGGGCTAATCCTGCTTCGCGCGTTTCAGCTGGGAACGAATTGTTACGTCAATGGGATGCGCCTTATCGGCGCTGAGGTTGACAAATTGTTCGTAAACCGCAGAAACACGCGATAGTGTCAATATCCGGGATTGACCGCCGCATTCAACGACCCATAATCGTTGGATGCGGATTTTTGTGTTTGCCATTCTTCTCCTATTTGCTCCGGCTGCCGCCACAGCGCAGACGGTGCCTGATCTCGGTCCGGAGGCTGACATGCCGTCCGTCGAGGATTTTGATGCACTGCCTGATCCTGAGCCAGAGGCTGGCGGCCAAGTGGTGGTTGAAGACGAAGACCCCACTGAAACTCTTTCTAAACTCGACAGTCTTTACGCGGACCTTTCAGGAGCGGACGATCCAGCCGTGCGGGAGCGTGTGTCGCGCGATATCCGGCGGATCTGGATGGACTCAGGCTCCGATACCGTAAACTTGCTTATGGTACGGGCCGGACATGCGATACAAGCCAAAGACCATGGATTGGCGCTCGATCTGCTTGATGTGGTTGTTGTGCTGCGTCCCTCTTTTGCCGAAGGCTGGAACCGGCGCGCGACGGTTCATTATATGAAAGAAGATTTCGGCAAATCGCTGGTCGACATAGAACGCACGCTGGCGCTGGAGCCCCGGCATTGGGGTGCACTTTCGGGCCTTGCGATCATTCAGCGGCGCCTGGGTTTTGAAAACGAGTCTCTGGAAACATTCCGCCGGGCGCTTGAAATTCACCCAGGCTTGGAAAATGCCGAGAATGCAATAGAGGCGCTTGAAAAGGCCGCCGAAGGCGAACCAGTTTAATTAAGCCCGTATTTGACAAGCGTTTGCCCGCGTTTAGGCGCGAGCCATTTTCGGTCGGCGATTTAGAATTATGGTGGAAGGCTAATCGATTTAAAAAGGCGGCCAAAAAAAAGGCCGCCTTTTGTTTTGCTCAACGAACCGTCAAATGCCGCCCTGTCCGTCATTGCCAACAAATGCAATCCGCAACATGTTGGTGGAGCCCGGTGTTCCAAACGGGACACCAGCGGTGATGATGATCCGTTGACCTGGTTTTGCCCATCCTTCGGAATGAGAAATCCGGCAAGCACGGTCGATCATGTCTTCTTCGTTGGCAGCGTCTTCACTGACAACGCAGTGTAGGCCCCAGCCGAGCGATAGCCGGCGGGCGGTTGCCATGACCGGAGACAGAACGATGATCGGGCAAGACGGGCGTTCCCGCGATGCACGAAGGCCCGTAGCCCCAGACGTTGTGTAACAAACCACCGCAGCCAGATTGAGGGTCTCCGCGATTTGGCGAGCCGCAGCTGAAATCGCATCGGACCCTGTTGCTTCCGGTTCGGTGCGCTGAGCGTAGATGATGGTCCGGTAGTTGGGATCCTGCTCAACTTCTTGAGCGATCTTGTCCATGGTCGAGACTGCTTCTTCCGGAAAATCACCGGCAGCGGACTCGGCGGACAGCATGACCGCATCAGCGCCTTCGTACACTGCTGTGGCAACGTCCGAAACTTCTGCGCGGGTTGGAACCGGAGATGTAATCATCGATTCCAGCATCTGGGTCGCGATGACAACCGGCTTGCCGGCCCGGCGGCAGGCGCGGGTGATGCGCTTTTGCAAGCCTGGGACCTGTTCGAGAGGCATTTCCACGCCCAAGTCGCCACGAGCAACCATGATTGCGTCAGACAGCTCAATGATCTCATCCAGCCGGCCAATGGCCTGAGGTTTTTCGATCTTCGCCAATACGCCGGTGCGGCCGCGCGTGATCTTGCGGACTTCTGCAAGATCTTCAGGCCGTTGCACAAAGGACAGAGCAATCCAGTCAACGTTCTGGTCCAGTGCAGCAATCAGATCCTTGTGATCCTTTTCCGTCATCGCACTTGTGGCGATTTCAGAATCTGGAACACTGACGCCCTTGCGATCGGACAGCTTGCCGCCAACGATGACCTCGGTTACGGCCTTAGCCGCGGA
Proteins encoded:
- the cpdR gene encoding cell cycle two-component system response regulator CpdR, which gives rise to MSRILLAEDDNDMRRFLAKALENAGHDVVSFDNGKSAYERLREEPFSLLLTDIVMPEMDGIELARRATQLDPDLKVMFITGFAAVALNPESDAPKDAKVLSKPFHLKDLVQEVERMLAA
- the ykgO gene encoding type B 50S ribosomal protein L36; translation: MKIKNSLKALMTRHRDNRMVRRKGRVYIINKKNPRFKARQG
- a CDS encoding tetratricopeptide repeat protein, producing the protein MFAILLLFAPAAATAQTVPDLGPEADMPSVEDFDALPDPEPEAGGQVVVEDEDPTETLSKLDSLYADLSGADDPAVRERVSRDIRRIWMDSGSDTVNLLMVRAGHAIQAKDHGLALDLLDVVVVLRPSFAEGWNRRATVHYMKEDFGKSLVDIERTLALEPRHWGALSGLAIIQRRLGFENESLETFRRALEIHPGLENAENAIEALEKAAEGEPV
- the pyk gene encoding pyruvate kinase; translation: MRRNRRVKILATLGPSSSEQDIIEKLYRAGADVFRINMSHTDHDRLKMLVSRIRAVEENVGRPIGILADLQGPKLRVGTFGDGPVMLENGAVFTLDADTSAGDINRVHLPHPEILKALEPGHRLLLDDGKIQLRVTEASAAKAVTEVIVGGKLSDRKGVSVPDSEIATSAMTEKDHKDLIAALDQNVDWIALSFVQRPEDLAEVRKITRGRTGVLAKIEKPQAIGRLDEIIELSDAIMVARGDLGVEMPLEQVPGLQKRITRACRRAGKPVVIATQMLESMITSPVPTRAEVSDVATAVYEGADAVMLSAESAAGDFPEEAVSTMDKIAQEVEQDPNYRTIIYAQRTEPEATGSDAISAAARQIAETLNLAAVVCYTTSGATGLRASRERPSCPIIVLSPVMATARRLSLGWGLHCVVSEDAANEEDMIDRACRISHSEGWAKPGQRIIITAGVPFGTPGSTNMLRIAFVGNDGQGGI